The Mycetohabitans endofungorum genome contains a region encoding:
- the queA gene encoding tRNA preQ1(34) S-adenosylmethionine ribosyltransferase-isomerase QueA has protein sequence MYTLSDFDFDLPPELIAQHALPERSASRLLEVTPSGALLDHRFGELPACIEPGDLLVFNDTKVLKARFDGVKASGGRVEVLIERVTGTRTALAQIRASKRPAPGSTIRLADAFDVSVGERVEPFHTLHFPHDCFELIDRYGRLPLPPYIEHSPDTYDEARYQTVFATTPGAVAAPTAGLHFDAPTLAALDARGVRRATLTLHVGAGTFQPVRTDDIAQHKMHSEWYHIPPALVEAIEATRAAGHSVIAVGTTSMRALEAAARDAERDGRELRAIRAETDIFITPGYQFRVIDRLVTNFHLPKSTLLMLVSAFAGVEPIRRAYRHAIAQRYRFFSYGDAMLLTRAASVAQP, from the coding sequence ATGTACACGCTGTCCGATTTCGATTTTGATCTGCCCCCGGAGCTGATCGCACAACATGCGTTGCCCGAGCGCAGCGCGAGCCGCCTGCTCGAAGTCACGCCGAGCGGCGCACTGCTGGACCACCGTTTCGGTGAACTGCCGGCTTGCATTGAGCCCGGTGACCTGCTGGTGTTCAACGACACGAAAGTGCTCAAGGCCCGCTTCGACGGGGTCAAGGCGAGCGGCGGACGTGTCGAAGTGCTGATCGAGCGCGTGACCGGTACGCGCACCGCACTCGCGCAAATCCGTGCAAGCAAACGCCCCGCGCCGGGTTCGACAATCCGGCTCGCAGACGCATTCGACGTGAGCGTCGGCGAGCGCGTCGAGCCATTTCATACGCTGCATTTCCCGCACGATTGCTTCGAATTGATTGACAGGTATGGGCGGTTGCCGCTACCGCCCTACATCGAGCACAGTCCCGACACGTACGACGAGGCACGCTATCAAACCGTGTTCGCGACGACGCCAGGCGCGGTCGCAGCGCCTACCGCCGGCCTACACTTCGATGCGCCAACGCTGGCTGCGCTGGATGCGCGCGGCGTGCGCCGTGCTACGTTGACGCTGCACGTGGGCGCCGGCACGTTCCAGCCGGTGCGCACCGACGACATTGCGCAGCACAAGATGCACAGCGAGTGGTACCACATCCCGCCGGCGCTCGTTGAAGCAATCGAGGCCACGCGGGCTGCGGGACACTCGGTGATCGCGGTCGGCACGACGTCGATGCGCGCACTGGAAGCAGCAGCCCGCGATGCCGAGCGCGATGGCCGTGAACTGCGTGCGATCCGTGCCGAAACGGATATCTTCATTACGCCCGGTTACCAGTTCCGCGTCATCGACCGGCTCGTGACAAACTTTCATTTGCCGAAGTCGACGCTGCTGATGCTGGTGTCCGCATTCGCCGGTGTCGAGCCGATCCGCCGCGCGTACCGCCACGCGATCGCGCAACGCTACCGTTTTTTCAGCTACGGCGACGCGATGCTGCTCACGCGGGCCGCGTCCGTTGCACAGCCATGA
- a CDS encoding intermembrane transport protein PqiB, which produces MNNKNNATGTGSSGAGPGGPAGAAGGGVPPRLPEPVVQRRSRWLPSLVWVIPLIAALVGVSLFVRTVLERGPTITITFKTAEGLEPGKTQVKYKDVVIGAVKTITLSKDLTTVLVTVELTKQAEDFAVADTRFWVVRPRVAASGVSGLNTLLSGAYIGVDAGRSRETRKQFVGLEQPPPVTRDQSGRQFVLHGDSLGSIDIGSPVFYRRVQVGQVVGYSLDPNGTGVTMQVFVNAPYDQYVGKNTRWWHASGVDLRLDSGGFKLNTQSLAAVVIGGIAFQSPPSEPRGEQARNDAHFRLASDEADAMRAPDGEAVPFVLNFNQSLRGLSVGAPVDFRGIVLGQVRSIGIDYDPVKQAFRMPVTVELYPDRLGPRVREAARPGGARARATMIESLVKSGLRAQLRTGNLITSQLYVALDLFPNAPPAKVDMSRSPIELPTVPNTLDELQLQVADIAKKLDKVPFDEIGARLNSTLKNADSLFKQLDTQLAPQAKDTLNAAQQTFHAAQSSLQQDSPLQTDVRQALQQLTRTLQSLNALSDYLERHPESLLRGKGRDQL; this is translated from the coding sequence ATGAATAACAAAAACAACGCCACCGGGACCGGCTCGTCGGGAGCGGGGCCGGGCGGCCCCGCTGGGGCGGCTGGCGGTGGCGTGCCGCCGCGGCTGCCCGAGCCGGTCGTGCAGCGCAGGAGCCGCTGGTTGCCGTCGCTGGTCTGGGTGATTCCGCTGATCGCCGCGCTGGTCGGCGTGTCGCTGTTCGTGAGGACGGTGCTGGAGCGCGGGCCGACAATTACCATTACGTTCAAGACGGCCGAAGGGCTTGAGCCGGGCAAAACGCAGGTCAAATACAAGGACGTGGTGATCGGCGCCGTGAAGACCATCACGTTGTCCAAGGATCTGACCACCGTGCTCGTGACCGTCGAGTTGACTAAGCAAGCCGAGGACTTCGCCGTCGCCGACACGCGCTTTTGGGTCGTACGGCCGCGCGTGGCGGCCAGCGGCGTATCGGGGCTAAACACGCTGCTCTCGGGCGCCTATATTGGTGTGGACGCCGGCCGGTCGCGGGAAACGCGCAAGCAGTTTGTCGGACTCGAACAGCCGCCGCCGGTCACGCGCGATCAGAGCGGGCGCCAATTCGTACTGCACGGCGACAGCCTGGGATCGATCGACATCGGCTCGCCGGTGTTCTATCGGCGCGTGCAGGTCGGGCAGGTGGTGGGCTACAGTCTCGACCCGAACGGCACCGGCGTGACGATGCAAGTATTCGTCAACGCGCCCTATGATCAGTACGTCGGTAAGAACACGCGCTGGTGGCATGCGAGCGGCGTCGACCTGCGGCTCGATTCGGGCGGCTTCAAGCTCAATACGCAATCGCTGGCAGCCGTGGTGATTGGTGGCATCGCATTCCAATCGCCGCCGAGCGAGCCGAGGGGCGAACAAGCGCGCAACGACGCCCATTTCCGCCTGGCGAGCGATGAGGCCGATGCGATGCGAGCGCCGGACGGCGAGGCGGTGCCGTTCGTGCTGAACTTCAATCAGTCGCTGCGCGGCCTGTCGGTCGGCGCGCCGGTCGATTTTCGCGGCATTGTGCTGGGCCAGGTACGCTCGATCGGTATCGATTACGATCCGGTGAAGCAGGCGTTCCGGATGCCGGTGACCGTCGAGCTGTACCCGGACCGGCTAGGGCCGCGCGTGCGCGAAGCGGCGCGCCCCGGCGGCGCGCGAGCGCGCGCGACGATGATCGAAAGTCTGGTGAAATCGGGGCTGCGGGCTCAGTTGCGCACCGGCAACCTGATCACCAGCCAGTTATACGTCGCGCTGGACCTGTTCCCGAATGCGCCGCCGGCCAAGGTGGACATGAGCCGCTCGCCGATCGAGTTGCCGACCGTGCCCAATACGCTGGACGAACTGCAGCTGCAGGTGGCCGACATTGCGAAGAAGCTTGACAAGGTGCCGTTCGACGAGATTGGCGCGCGCTTGAACAGCACGTTGAAGAACGCGGACAGCTTGTTCAAGCAACTCGATACACAGCTTGCACCGCAGGCTAAAGACACGTTGAACGCGGCGCAGCAAACGTTCCATGCCGCACAGTCGTCATTGCAACAGGATTCGCCGCTGCAGACCGACGTGCGGCAGGCGCTGCAACAGCTGACTCGTACGCTGCAGTCGCTCAATGCGCTGTCGGACTATCTCGAACGTCATCCTGAATCGCTGCTGCGCGGCAAGGGGAGAGATCAACTATGA
- a CDS encoding cytochrome b, protein MSRPTPCRAEKYTGPAIALHWITAALIVGGFALGWVMTDIPGITPTKLKYFSWHKWIGCTVFLLAVLRLIWRSVNRPPALLAPMPRWQQQAATITHWLLYALLLVIPVSGYLYSCASNVPVVYLGLVPLPSLIAPNPALKPVLQSIHVYLNDMLLVLVALHVAAVLKHQFVDHDGLLLRMFPFVK, encoded by the coding sequence ATGAGCCGCCCGACTCCCTGCCGCGCCGAAAAATACACCGGCCCTGCTATCGCGTTGCACTGGATCACCGCTGCGCTGATCGTCGGCGGCTTCGCGCTCGGCTGGGTCATGACCGACATCCCGGGCATCACGCCGACCAAACTTAAATACTTCTCGTGGCACAAGTGGATCGGTTGCACAGTGTTCCTGCTCGCCGTGCTGCGCCTGATCTGGCGCTCGGTGAACCGCCCGCCGGCACTGCTCGCGCCGATGCCCCGCTGGCAGCAGCAGGCGGCCACGATCACGCACTGGCTACTGTACGCGCTGCTGCTCGTGATCCCGGTCAGCGGCTATCTGTATAGCTGTGCGTCGAATGTGCCCGTCGTCTATCTCGGCCTGGTCCCGTTGCCCTCGCTCATCGCACCGAATCCGGCGCTCAAGCCGGTGCTCCAATCTATCCATGTGTACCTGAACGATATGCTGCTCGTGCTGGTGGCACTGCACGTCGCCGCAGTACTAAAGCACCAATTCGTGGACCACGACGGCTTGCTGTTGCGCATGTTTCCATTTGTCAAATAG
- a CDS encoding paraquat-inducible protein A encodes MSAPRTSYPSAQRAGLVACHACGLVSPLVRTGERQCCARCGATLHGRKPDSIARTYAFLIAAAMMYVPANLLPVMHTSSLLGSQDDTIMSGVVYFWTSGDWPLAVIVFVASILVPMLKLAVLTLLAITAQTGSRWRPLQRTRLYRGVEAIGRWSMLDIFVITLTVALVRFRSLAEITAGPGAVAFGAVVVLTMIASMQFDPRLIWDNIESSGKEHE; translated from the coding sequence ATGAGCGCGCCGCGCACGAGCTATCCGAGCGCGCAGCGCGCCGGCCTGGTAGCGTGCCATGCGTGCGGGCTGGTGTCGCCGTTGGTGCGCACCGGCGAACGGCAGTGCTGTGCGCGTTGCGGTGCGACGCTGCATGGGCGCAAGCCGGATTCGATTGCGCGCACGTACGCGTTCTTAATTGCCGCGGCGATGATGTACGTGCCGGCGAACTTGCTGCCGGTGATGCATACGTCGTCGTTGCTCGGCTCGCAGGACGATACGATCATGTCCGGCGTCGTCTATTTCTGGACCTCTGGCGACTGGCCGCTGGCCGTGATCGTATTCGTGGCGAGCATCCTCGTGCCGATGCTCAAGCTTGCTGTACTGACGCTGCTGGCCATCACGGCCCAAACCGGTTCGAGATGGCGGCCGTTGCAGCGCACACGGTTGTATCGCGGCGTCGAGGCGATCGGCCGCTGGTCGATGCTGGATATCTTTGTCATCACGCTGACTGTCGCGCTGGTGCGCTTCCGCTCGCTCGCGGAAATTACCGCCGGACCCGGTGCGGTTGCGTTCGGCGCGGTCGTCGTACTCACGATGATCGCCTCGATGCAGTTCGATCCCCGCCTGATCTGGGACAACATCGAATCGTCAGGAAAGGAACATGAATAA
- a CDS encoding PqiC family protein, with protein sequence MKLCRSSRRCPAHIALLAALCAAAWLASACGSVVPDRFYTLAEPARGAPRAAPAGFYIELMPIDVPQQVARSQFVVTTGPGQVDLLEHERWSAPLSDEVGRALSDELSRALGAIDVYRTPHLATAPVFRIHVNVQRFESAPGVHVGVEATWSVRALPDGVPVICHSTIEEPVTAGYEALVAGHRRALQRLSADIVGVVRRLEQDRSAPVPAASAPTSASAPTSTPTSTSTPTPTPTSTPTPTPTSTSAAAPGGRTGISPTGAAPDSALRYPAPA encoded by the coding sequence ATGAAGTTGTGCCGATCTTCGCGGCGCTGTCCCGCACACATTGCGCTGCTTGCCGCCCTGTGCGCGGCGGCATGGCTCGCGAGCGCGTGTGGCAGTGTGGTGCCCGATCGTTTTTATACGCTGGCGGAGCCGGCACGCGGGGCGCCGCGTGCGGCGCCAGCGGGATTCTATATCGAGTTGATGCCGATCGATGTGCCGCAGCAAGTGGCTCGCTCCCAGTTTGTCGTCACGACCGGCCCAGGCCAGGTGGATCTGCTTGAGCACGAGCGGTGGAGTGCGCCGTTGTCTGATGAGGTGGGCCGCGCGTTGTCTGACGAACTGAGCCGCGCGCTCGGCGCGATCGATGTCTATCGCACGCCGCATCTGGCTACTGCGCCGGTGTTCCGGATTCACGTCAACGTGCAGCGTTTCGAATCGGCGCCCGGCGTGCACGTCGGCGTGGAGGCGACGTGGAGCGTGCGCGCGTTGCCCGACGGGGTGCCCGTGATATGCCACAGCACGATCGAGGAGCCCGTTACGGCCGGCTATGAGGCGCTTGTGGCTGGTCATCGGCGTGCGCTGCAACGCTTGTCGGCTGACATCGTCGGCGTAGTGCGCAGGCTTGAACAAGATCGCTCCGCGCCCGTGCCCGCGGCTTCGGCACCGACATCGGCATCGGCACCGACATCGACACCGACATCGACATCGACACCGACACCGACACCGACATCGACACCGACACCGACACCGACATCGACATCAGCCGCGGCGCCAGGCGGGCGCACCGGCATCTCGCCAACAGGGGCAGCGCCAGATTCAGCGCTGCGATATCCGGCTCCTGCTTAA
- the tgt gene encoding tRNA guanosine(34) transglycosylase Tgt, with product MLKFDLLRTDGLARRGRLTLNHGTIDTPIFMPVGTYGTVKAMAPRELEDIRAQIILGNTFHLWLRPGLDTVTAHGGLHRFMGWQRPILTDSGGFQVFSLGELRKITEDGVTFASPINGDRLFLSPEVSMQVQKVLNSDIVMQFDECTPYATDGVPTSHDAAARSMQMSLRWAKRSLDEFRRLANPNALFGIVQGGMYEALRDESLAGLSDIGFDGYAIGGLSVGEPKEDMLRVLQHIGPRLPVDKPHYLMGVGTPEDLVAGVAAGVDMFDCVMPTRNARNGWLFTRFGDLKIRNAMHRNDTRPLDESCACHTCRHFSRAYLHHLHRVGEILGAQLNTIHNLHYYLNLMQEIRDAIEAGTFNAFVTRFQADRARGVE from the coding sequence ATGTTGAAATTCGACCTCTTGCGCACCGATGGCCTCGCACGGCGCGGCCGACTCACGCTGAACCACGGCACGATCGACACGCCGATCTTTATGCCGGTCGGCACCTATGGCACGGTCAAGGCCATGGCACCACGCGAGCTTGAGGACATCCGCGCACAGATCATCTTAGGCAACACGTTCCATCTATGGCTGCGTCCAGGACTCGATACGGTCACCGCGCATGGCGGCTTGCATCGCTTCATGGGTTGGCAACGGCCGATCCTGACCGACTCCGGCGGCTTCCAGGTATTCTCGCTTGGCGAGTTGCGCAAAATCACCGAGGACGGCGTGACGTTCGCGTCGCCGATCAACGGCGACCGGCTGTTCCTGTCGCCCGAGGTGTCAATGCAGGTGCAAAAGGTGCTGAACTCCGACATCGTGATGCAATTCGACGAGTGCACCCCGTACGCGACCGACGGCGTGCCCACCTCGCATGATGCCGCGGCACGTTCGATGCAGATGTCGCTGCGCTGGGCTAAACGCTCGCTCGACGAATTTAGGCGCCTTGCCAATCCAAACGCACTGTTCGGCATCGTGCAGGGCGGCATGTACGAGGCACTGCGCGACGAATCGCTTGCGGGGCTGTCGGATATCGGCTTTGACGGCTACGCGATCGGTGGCCTGTCAGTCGGCGAACCGAAGGAGGACATGCTGCGCGTACTGCAGCACATCGGCCCCAGGCTGCCGGTCGACAAGCCGCACTACCTGATGGGGGTCGGCACGCCGGAGGACCTGGTGGCCGGTGTGGCCGCCGGCGTCGATATGTTCGATTGCGTGATGCCCACACGCAACGCGCGCAACGGCTGGCTGTTCACGCGGTTCGGCGACTTGAAGATCCGCAACGCGATGCACCGCAACGACACGCGGCCGCTGGATGAAAGCTGCGCCTGCCATACATGCCGCCACTTTTCGCGCGCGTATCTGCATCACCTGCATCGCGTCGGTGAGATCCTCGGCGCGCAACTGAACACGATCCACAATCTGCATTACTACCTGAACCTGATGCAGGAGATCCGCGATGCCATCGAAGCGGGAACGTTCAACGCGTTCGTCACGCGCTTTCAAGCGGATCGCGCACGCGGCGTCGAATAG
- a CDS encoding paraquat-inducible protein A — translation MDPTELIACHQCDALHYKRALHPGTVARCARCGAVLYRGLSERLDRVTAMTLAALITFVIAQAAPIVQLETSGIATQTTLAAAIAALWAENSQLIAMLVLCSTTLFPLAELCALLYLLFSLRAGIRPYAFDELLRMIQWIRPWGMIEVFMLGILVALVKLSSLAEMRPEAALFAFGALTLMTASVVTFDPRVLWDVADRLDEGVTTCSRATRHS, via the coding sequence ATGGACCCTACCGAGCTGATTGCGTGTCACCAGTGCGACGCGCTGCATTACAAGCGCGCGCTGCATCCGGGCACAGTGGCGCGCTGCGCTCGTTGTGGCGCAGTGCTGTATCGTGGCCTGTCCGAGCGGCTGGACCGGGTGACCGCGATGACGCTTGCCGCGCTGATTACGTTCGTGATCGCGCAGGCCGCGCCGATCGTGCAGTTGGAGACTAGCGGGATCGCCACCCAGACGACGCTGGCCGCCGCGATTGCCGCGCTGTGGGCTGAAAATAGCCAGTTGATTGCGATGCTCGTGTTGTGCTCTACGACGCTATTTCCACTCGCCGAATTGTGTGCGCTACTCTACTTGCTGTTCTCGTTGCGCGCCGGCATTCGCCCGTATGCGTTCGACGAGTTGTTGCGGATGATCCAGTGGATTCGGCCGTGGGGCATGATCGAGGTATTCATGCTCGGCATTCTCGTTGCGCTGGTCAAGCTGTCGAGCCTGGCGGAGATGCGCCCGGAAGCGGCGTTGTTCGCGTTCGGCGCGCTGACGCTGATGACCGCCTCGGTGGTGACGTTCGATCCCCGCGTGCTATGGGACGTCGCGGACCGACTCGACGAAGGCGTGACCACGTGCAGCCGCGCGACGAGGCATTCATGA